ACCCGCGCAATGAGCAGCGGCTCACTCACCGGCTTGGAGATGAAGTCCACCGCGCCGCAGGACAGGCCTCGCAGCTCCGCGCCCAAGTCGTCATGCCCGGTGACGAAGATCACCGGCACCAGGTCCAGTGCGGGATCGCAGCGCATCACCTGGCAGAGGTCATAGCCGCTCATGCCCGGCATCTCCGCATCCAGCAGGACCAGGTCCGGCGCATGCTGGCGCATCTGCGCCAGCGCGTCTTCGCCGCTGGTGGCGAAGCGCACCTGTCCCAGCGGCGCGAGCATTCGCGCCATCACGGGGATCAACTGCACGTTGTCGTCAACGATAAGAAGCGAAGGCATGGCGGTGTGTGGAGCGAGACGGAAGCGAGGGGGCGTTGGCGCCCGGCCTTGGGATTGCCCGCTCACGCGCAGCGAACAAACTTGCCCGGGGTCAACTCTAAAAAACGCCCCGACACCGGACAAGCCGCGCTTCGCTGAACCTCCTGTGGTCGATCTACCTACGCGCCACGGCCCTCGCCGCCAAGGCCGCCCCGGCCGCCAACACCGCCACCGCAGCGCCCACAAAGCCCACACTGCCCACGCCCCACCACGGGATGCTCGCGCCGCCCAGCACCGCCCCCAAGGCGATGCCCCCATTCGCCGCCGACACATTGAGCGTGCCGGCCAGCGCCTGCGCCTGCGGCGCGGCCTTCATCACCCGGATCTGGCAGACCGGATAAAGCGCGGTGTTCGCCACGCCCCAGACGGTCAACGCCAGCACCAGGCCGATCGGGATGCGCGCCAGCAGCACCGTGGCCACCATGCCAGCGGCCAGCAGCATGCAGAACGCCGCCGTGGTGAGCAGCGGGCGGCGATCCACCCACAGCCCGCCCAGCCCGTTGCCGATCAGACCCACGGCGCCGAATCCCATCAGCCACCAGCCCACTTGTGCCGGCGGGATCTGGGCGACCCGCTCCAGCAGCGCCGCGAGGTAGGTGTAGCCGGTGAACATGGCGGTGAACACCAGCACCGAGATCGCGACATTCGCCACGAAGTTCGGATCCCTCAGGATGCGGGCCTGTTCGGTCATCCGCACCCGAGGCCCGGGCGTCAGGGTGGGCATCAGCCAGTGCAACAGGGCCGCCACCAGCAGCGACAGCGCCGCCAGCATCCAGAAGGCGCCGCGCCAACCGAGGACTTCGCCGGCCAGGGTGCCCAGCGGAATGCCCAGCAGCATCGCGCCCGAGATGCCCAGGTAGACCCTCGACACCGCCCGCCCCGCGCGACCGGGGCCGGCCAGTTGCGCTGCCGTGTCACTGGCCGTGCCCCAGAAGACCGGCAACGCCAGCGCCGGCACGATGCGCGCAATGCCCAGCACCCACAGGTTGGGCGCCATCGCCGCCACCGCATTGGCCACGGCGAACAGGACCAGCACCGACAGGAACAGCCCCTTGCGCTCGCGGTGCGACAGCCAGGCGGTCAGCACCGGTCCGAAGACCATCACCACGACGGCGAACAAGGTCACCAACTGTCCGGCCGCTGACACGGTCACGCCAAGGTCGCGTGCCAGCGCGGGCAGCAGGCCCACCATCAGGAATTCAGTGGTGACGATCACGAAGGCGGCAATCGCCAGGATGACGATGGACGCCTGACCGCGACCTGCGGCCGGCAAAGCCGCCGAGGCGGGAATGGGTTGGGAAGACATGGCGGGCACGATTGACCAAAGAGGGTCGACAGCCTATTGGCGATCCCAGCGCTCGTCTCGGATCATTTTTCCATCGAATCTAGAATTCAGATCCTTAATTGCGGAGGTGACGGCATGCACGACTCGGAGCGGCTCAAGGGCATCGACGTCTTTGTCGCGACCGTGGCAGCCGGCAGCTTCACCGCGGCGGGCGAGCGCTTGAACCTCACCAGCTCCGCAGTGGGCAAGGCGGTCGCACGGCTGGAAGCCCGGCTGGGCACCCGGTTGCTGGAGCGCACCACCCGTCGGCT
The Roseateles amylovorans genome window above contains:
- a CDS encoding MFS transporter, with the translated sequence MSSQPIPASAALPAAGRGQASIVILAIAAFVIVTTEFLMVGLLPALARDLGVTVSAAGQLVTLFAVVVMVFGPVLTAWLSHRERKGLFLSVLVLFAVANAVAAMAPNLWVLGIARIVPALALPVFWGTASDTAAQLAGPGRAGRAVSRVYLGISGAMLLGIPLGTLAGEVLGWRGAFWMLAALSLLVAALLHWLMPTLTPGPRVRMTEQARILRDPNFVANVAISVLVFTAMFTGYTYLAALLERVAQIPPAQVGWWLMGFGAVGLIGNGLGGLWVDRRPLLTTAAFCMLLAAGMVATVLLARIPIGLVLALTVWGVANTALYPVCQIRVMKAAPQAQALAGTLNVSAANGGIALGAVLGGASIPWWGVGSVGFVGAAVAVLAAGAALAARAVARR